From the genome of Candidatus Dormiibacterota bacterium, one region includes:
- a CDS encoding UDP-glucuronic acid decarboxylase family protein has protein sequence MKKSGLRRSRRSGSRRPRRVLITGGAGFIGSHLCDSFLRRGFEVVCVDNLLTGSTDNIAHIRNPRFTFINLDVTNYIYIEGPVDYILHFASPASPRDYLELPIQTLKVGSLGTHKALGLAKAKGATFLLASTSEVYGDPLVHPQKESYWGNVNPVGPRGVYDEAKRFGEALTVAYRDTHGVDAKIARIFNTYGPRMRLNDGRAIPAFMTQSLTRRPVTVFGDGSQTRSFCFIDDMVEGLYRLLMSSHPGPMNLGNPDELSLLEMARQVIRQTDSKSRIVFHPLPTDDPKVRQPDITLARKVLGWRPTVSLERGLSRTVAYFRKRVGKDRGR, from the coding sequence ATGAAGAAGTCAGGTTTGCGCCGCTCGCGCCGATCGGGATCCCGCCGTCCTCGCCGTGTCCTGATCACCGGCGGCGCCGGGTTCATCGGCTCCCACCTCTGCGATTCTTTTCTTCGACGCGGCTTCGAGGTCGTCTGCGTCGACAATCTGCTGACAGGCAGCACCGACAACATCGCACACATCCGTAACCCGCGCTTCACGTTCATCAACCTCGACGTCACGAACTACATCTACATCGAGGGGCCGGTGGACTATATCCTGCATTTCGCCAGCCCGGCGAGTCCGAGGGATTACCTTGAGCTTCCGATCCAGACTCTCAAGGTCGGTTCTCTCGGCACGCACAAGGCGCTCGGGCTGGCGAAGGCGAAGGGGGCAACGTTCCTCCTGGCCTCGACATCCGAGGTCTACGGCGATCCGCTCGTGCACCCGCAGAAGGAGTCCTATTGGGGAAATGTCAACCCGGTCGGACCGCGCGGTGTCTACGACGAAGCCAAGCGATTCGGGGAGGCGCTGACCGTGGCCTACCGGGACACGCACGGTGTCGACGCCAAGATCGCGCGGATCTTCAACACCTACGGCCCGCGCATGCGCCTGAACGATGGCCGCGCCATCCCTGCCTTCATGACCCAGAGCCTCACCAGGAGACCCGTGACCGTCTTCGGGGATGGCAGCCAGACTCGCTCCTTCTGTTTCATCGACGACATGGTCGAAGGCCTTTATCGGCTGCTGATGTCCTCCCACCCCGGACCCATGAACCTCGGCAACCCGGACGAGCTGTCCCTGCTGGAGATGGCGCGCCAGGTGATCCGGCAGACCGATTCGAAGAGTCGCATCGTCTTCCATCCGCTGCCCACCGACGATCCTAAAGTCCGCCAGCCCGATATCACGCTCGCTCGAAAGGTTCTCGGCTGGCGGCCGACGGTGTCCCTCGAGCGGGGACTGTCCCGAACGGTCGCGTACTTCAGGAAACGCGTCGGAAAAGACCGCGGCAGGTAG
- a CDS encoding DUF374 domain-containing protein, translating into MRHLLRLTRVGENVVLDLHQSGRPYVHAFYHDQLLMMTYSYLGQPHGRRLVVLSSRHRDGEYVSRTLERFGHQMVRGSTGRGAVAGLKEMIRHLRDGRDVAFATDGPRGPRHQVQMGAIEAARLGRAPLVPVVFAASKKKLSDPGTPSRSRCHSPGPSSSTVTQSRFRSKQTATSWS; encoded by the coding sequence ATGCGCCACCTTCTTCGCTTGACCCGCGTCGGCGAGAACGTGGTTCTCGACCTGCACCAGTCAGGCCGTCCCTACGTGCACGCCTTCTACCACGACCAGCTTCTCATGATGACCTACTCCTACCTGGGGCAGCCGCACGGGCGGAGGCTTGTGGTCCTGAGCAGCCGCCACCGGGATGGAGAGTACGTGTCGCGCACCTTGGAGAGGTTCGGGCACCAGATGGTGCGCGGGTCCACGGGGCGCGGCGCGGTGGCCGGCCTGAAGGAGATGATCCGCCATCTGCGGGACGGCCGGGACGTCGCCTTCGCGACCGACGGCCCGCGCGGCCCGCGCCACCAGGTGCAGATGGGCGCGATCGAGGCCGCCCGACTGGGACGCGCCCCGCTGGTCCCGGTTGTCTTCGCCGCATCTAAAAAAAAACTCTCCGATCCTGGGACGCCTTCCAGATCCCGCTGCCATTCGCCAGGGCCATCATCGTCTACGGTGACGCAGTCGAGGTTCCGTTCGAAGCAGACCGCCACGTCATGGAGTTGA
- the lpxB gene encoding lipid-A-disaccharide synthase: MSVGGVARVLIVAGEASGDLYGSLVMRAMAEPLHPPGGRIGASSGAETPSPGVRFTGIGGPAMRAAGLAPLGDAGTLGVTGFLEVLGSARAIWRAYREARALLSSAERPDLVLLIDYPDFNLRLATHARNARVPILYFVSPQVWAWRKGRVKQIARTVDRMLVILPFEEEIYRQAGVPVEFVGHPLLDLVHPVLTRDQALRPLGLDPGRPTVALLPGSRRNELRAHLGIMRAAALRLREEFRDLQVLLPVAPTLATGDVEQILRAGRRRGPGAGAGGADFECVLVREGRYDALAACDAAIVASGTATVETALLGVPMVIVYRMNALTFALARLISDVPHVGMPNLIAGERIAPELVQNECTPERIAVELRRLLTDPPAAETMRRALSGVRSRLGRPGAIARVAAAAWDMIGARGRKHAA; the protein is encoded by the coding sequence ATGAGCGTAGGCGGTGTCGCGCGCGTCCTGATCGTCGCGGGGGAAGCTTCGGGCGATCTCTACGGCAGCCTGGTGATGCGCGCGATGGCCGAGCCTTTGCATCCCCCCGGCGGCCGGATCGGCGCGTCGTCCGGAGCCGAGACGCCCAGTCCTGGTGTCCGGTTCACCGGCATCGGCGGGCCGGCCATGCGCGCCGCCGGTCTCGCGCCTCTGGGCGACGCCGGGACGTTGGGGGTCACCGGCTTTCTCGAGGTCCTCGGGAGCGCGCGCGCCATCTGGCGCGCCTACCGCGAGGCCCGGGCCCTCCTGTCTTCGGCGGAGCGACCCGACCTGGTGCTGCTGATCGATTATCCCGACTTCAACCTGCGCCTGGCGACGCATGCCAGGAATGCCCGGGTGCCGATCCTCTATTTCGTCAGCCCGCAAGTCTGGGCCTGGCGCAAGGGTCGGGTGAAGCAGATCGCCAGGACGGTCGATCGGATGCTGGTGATCCTGCCGTTCGAAGAGGAGATCTACCGGCAGGCGGGTGTTCCGGTGGAGTTCGTCGGACACCCTCTCCTGGATCTCGTCCATCCGGTGCTCACCCGGGATCAGGCGCTACGTCCCCTGGGTCTCGATCCGGGGCGGCCGACCGTGGCGTTGCTCCCCGGGAGCCGCCGGAACGAGCTTCGCGCCCACCTGGGGATCATGCGGGCCGCGGCGCTGCGTTTGCGCGAGGAGTTCCGCGACCTGCAGGTCCTTCTGCCCGTCGCGCCGACTCTCGCGACGGGCGACGTGGAGCAGATCCTGCGCGCGGGGCGCAGGCGAGGCCCAGGGGCCGGCGCCGGGGGGGCCGACTTCGAGTGCGTCCTCGTGCGCGAGGGTCGCTACGATGCCTTGGCGGCTTGTGATGCCGCGATAGTGGCCTCCGGAACGGCGACGGTGGAGACCGCCCTCCTGGGGGTCCCGATGGTGATCGTCTACAGGATGAACGCGCTCACCTTCGCCCTCGCCCGCCTCATCTCCGACGTGCCGCACGTCGGGATGCCGAATCTGATCGCCGGCGAGAGGATCGCCCCCGAGCTGGTGCAGAACGAGTGCACGCCGGAGCGCATCGCCGTCGAGCTGCGGCGCCTCCTGACCGATCCGCCCGCGGCGGAGACGATGCGCCGGGCCTTGTCCGGCGTGCGCTCGCGACTAGGCCGGCCGGGCGCCATCGCGAGGGTCGCGGCGGCCGCTTGGGATATGATCGGCGCGCGCGGCCGCAAGCACGCGGCCTGA
- a CDS encoding YicC/YloC family endoribonuclease: protein MRREGHLGQVMSMTGFGQGVVERDGVRVQVELKGVNHRFLDVKMRLPGEVGLLEPALRTVIQERVSRARIDIAVVIVSSRPASSQVVINRGLVSEYLRAVDTLKTEFSLTGAVGVESILSLPGVVVFQAEAAQADGVAAALLTEALCRALDVYDTMRASEGRRLADDLKVRLQDIRAAGRRIAEEARGLPETYARRLKERVATLLSGERALDESRLAQEVALLASRADITEELVRLQGYLDQAEETLSRPQGSIGKTLDFIMQEMNREANTISSKSETLPICQGALLIKAEVEKIREQAQNLE, encoded by the coding sequence ATGAGGAGGGAGGGCCATCTCGGGCAGGTCATGAGCATGACCGGGTTCGGCCAGGGAGTGGTCGAGCGCGACGGCGTACGGGTCCAGGTTGAGCTGAAGGGGGTCAACCACCGGTTCCTGGACGTCAAGATGAGGCTGCCGGGCGAGGTCGGTCTGCTGGAGCCCGCGCTGCGCACCGTGATCCAGGAGCGGGTGTCGCGTGCGCGCATCGACATCGCCGTGGTGATCGTCTCATCGCGCCCCGCGTCCTCGCAGGTCGTGATCAATCGGGGCCTCGTGTCCGAATACTTGCGCGCGGTCGACACCCTCAAGACGGAGTTCAGCCTGACGGGGGCAGTCGGTGTGGAGTCGATCCTGAGTCTGCCGGGGGTGGTTGTGTTCCAGGCGGAGGCGGCGCAGGCTGATGGTGTCGCCGCGGCCCTCCTCACCGAGGCTTTGTGTCGGGCGCTCGACGTGTACGACACGATGCGCGCTTCGGAGGGGAGGCGCCTGGCGGATGATCTCAAGGTCCGCCTGCAGGATATCCGCGCCGCGGGGCGCCGCATCGCGGAGGAGGCCCGTGGACTCCCGGAGACGTACGCGCGCCGGCTCAAGGAGCGCGTCGCAACGCTCCTGAGCGGCGAGCGGGCGCTTGACGAGTCCCGGCTAGCGCAGGAGGTGGCCCTTCTGGCGAGCCGAGCGGACATCACCGAAGAGCTGGTCCGGCTTCAGGGTTACCTGGACCAGGCGGAGGAGACGCTGTCCCGGCCGCAAGGGTCGATCGGCAAGACACTCGATTTCATCATGCAGGAAATGAACCGGGAGGCGAACACGATCTCCTCGAAGTCAGAGACGCTGCCAATCTGCCAGGGGGCGCTCTTGATCAAGGCCGAGGTAGAGAAGATCCGCGAGCAGGCGCAGAACCTCGAATGA
- the gmk gene encoding guanylate kinase: protein MRRRKEGRVTRAAGGRAADRDRDPQGSVLVISAPSGAGKTTLCKRLLEEDRKVDFSVSFTTRPPRAGERDGADYFFVDREEFERRRDRGEFVEWAVVGGHLYGTSVEGVKEAAARGRDILLDIDTQGAVNIRRLIPEAVLIFILPPGRAALKERLTKRGTDGPEEMARRLRLARGEVERSPTYDYVIINDDFEVAYRQLRAVVEAARCRTDRQKARLEAILREFTDHC from the coding sequence GTGCGACGGAGAAAGGAGGGGCGCGTGACCCGGGCCGCCGGCGGAAGGGCCGCCGACCGGGATCGTGATCCGCAAGGATCGGTCCTGGTAATCTCCGCCCCCTCCGGCGCGGGCAAGACCACGCTCTGCAAGCGCCTCCTGGAGGAGGACCGGAAGGTTGATTTCTCCGTGTCGTTCACCACACGCCCGCCACGCGCCGGGGAGAGGGATGGCGCGGATTACTTCTTCGTGGATCGAGAGGAGTTCGAGCGCCGGCGCGATCGGGGGGAGTTCGTCGAATGGGCCGTGGTCGGAGGGCATCTCTACGGCACGTCGGTGGAGGGGGTGAAGGAGGCGGCGGCGCGCGGCCGCGACATCCTCCTCGACATCGATACGCAGGGGGCCGTGAACATCCGCCGCCTGATCCCCGAGGCGGTGCTCATCTTCATTCTTCCCCCCGGCAGGGCGGCGCTCAAGGAGCGGCTCACCAAGCGCGGCACAGACGGGCCCGAGGAGATGGCCCGCCGGCTGCGGCTGGCGCGGGGCGAGGTGGAGAGGAGTCCGACCTACGACTACGTCATCATCAACGACGATTTCGAGGTCGCCTACCGTCAGCTGCGAGCAGTCGTGGAGGCGGCGCGCTGCCGGACCGATAGGCAGAAGGCGCGCCTGGAAGCAATTCTGCGCGAGTTCACCGATCATTGCTAG
- the rpoZ gene encoding DNA-directed RNA polymerase subunit omega, which translates to MIPTENIGNKFEFISVAGERCKQLQRGARARVETMAHKPVTIAMQEVIAGAIPYSYGPFPEEYPVEEVAEVTTETYPADGAGLENREPGS; encoded by the coding sequence ATGATTCCCACCGAGAACATCGGCAACAAGTTCGAGTTCATCTCCGTAGCGGGCGAACGCTGCAAGCAGCTGCAGCGGGGGGCCCGTGCGCGGGTGGAGACGATGGCGCACAAGCCCGTGACCATCGCGATGCAGGAAGTGATCGCCGGCGCGATTCCTTACAGCTACGGTCCCTTCCCCGAGGAGTACCCGGTCGAGGAGGTCGCCGAAGTGACGACGGAGACGTACCCCGCCGACGGCGCCGGTCTGGAGAACCGTGAGCCGGGAAGCTGA
- a CDS encoding flavoprotein, whose protein sequence is MSREADGRKRRSAGGVVTDGRRPDLSEDRGAEAGRADLRIALGVSGGIAAYKAAEVVRGLVKAGAEVHVIMTPGGQRFITPLTLQTLSGQPVITGQWDLSRGADVQHITLARGLDLFLVAPATADILAKLAHGIADDFLSTFYLAVTAPVAVAPAMNVWMWEHPATQANLALLKTRGVRVIEPGIGDLACGDEGVGRMAEPDVIVDAALAVVKKKLRGRLKAAASS, encoded by the coding sequence GTGAGCCGGGAAGCTGACGGTCGGAAGCGACGGTCGGCCGGCGGGGTCGTGACGGACGGCAGGCGCCCGGACCTCTCCGAGGATCGTGGTGCGGAGGCGGGGCGCGCCGATCTGCGCATCGCCCTCGGCGTGAGCGGAGGAATCGCGGCGTACAAGGCGGCCGAGGTGGTGCGGGGGCTGGTGAAGGCCGGCGCGGAAGTGCACGTGATCATGACCCCGGGGGGGCAGCGGTTCATCACGCCGCTCACCCTGCAGACGCTCAGCGGGCAGCCGGTGATCACGGGTCAATGGGACCTGTCGCGGGGCGCCGACGTGCAGCACATCACCCTGGCGCGCGGACTCGACCTGTTCCTGGTCGCCCCCGCGACCGCCGACATTCTGGCCAAGCTGGCGCACGGCATCGCCGACGATTTCCTGAGCACCTTCTATCTGGCGGTGACGGCGCCGGTCGCGGTGGCGCCCGCCATGAACGTGTGGATGTGGGAGCACCCCGCCACGCAGGCCAACCTCGCCCTCCTGAAGACGCGCGGCGTGCGCGTCATCGAGCCTGGGATCGGGGACCTGGCGTGCGGCGACGAGGGGGTGGGCCGCATGGCGGAGCCCGATGTCATCGTCGACGCCGCGCTGGCGGTCGTTAAAAAAAAACTCCGCGGTCGCTTGAAGGCCGCCGCGTCCTCGTGA
- a CDS encoding phosphopantothenoylcysteine decarboxylase — MTAGPTREALDPARFLSNPSTGKMGYALASEALARGAEVTLISGPTMLAPPAGASLVRVITADEMFRAALNQAPGVDLVLKAAAVADYRPEERSRGKIKKESLRRKALKGRGADRAILLRLMPTPDILEELGRRKKPGQVLVGFAAETGDLESNSLKKLRKKNLDLVVANRIGREGEGFEADTNRALAIDAGGRRTELPLMSKEAMASRILDLAERLLREGDAGRPRRRPADARPEAP, encoded by the coding sequence GTGACGGCGGGGCCGACGCGCGAGGCGCTCGACCCGGCCCGATTCCTCAGCAACCCTTCCACCGGAAAGATGGGGTACGCCCTCGCGTCCGAGGCGCTGGCGCGCGGCGCCGAGGTCACCCTGATCTCGGGCCCGACGATGCTCGCTCCGCCCGCGGGAGCCAGCCTCGTCCGGGTGATCACGGCGGACGAGATGTTCCGCGCCGCCCTCAACCAGGCCCCCGGCGTCGACCTCGTCCTCAAGGCGGCGGCGGTCGCCGACTACCGTCCCGAGGAGCGCTCCCGCGGCAAGATCAAGAAGGAGTCGCTGCGTCGCAAGGCACTCAAGGGGCGCGGCGCCGATCGCGCCATCCTTCTGCGCCTCATGCCCACTCCCGACATCCTGGAGGAGCTTGGACGGCGCAAGAAGCCGGGGCAGGTCCTGGTCGGATTCGCGGCGGAGACCGGCGACCTCGAGTCGAATTCGCTGAAGAAGCTCCGGAAGAAGAACCTCGATCTGGTCGTCGCCAACCGCATCGGCAGGGAGGGGGAGGGATTCGAAGCGGACACGAACCGCGCCCTGGCGATCGATGCAGGAGGACGCAGGACCGAGTTGCCCCTGATGTCCAAGGAGGCGATGGCGTCGAGGATTCTCGACCTGGCGGAGCGGTTGCTGCGTGAAGGGGATGCGGGGCGGCCCCGCCGTCGCCCGGCGGACGCCCGGCCGGAGGCGCCCTGA
- a CDS encoding uracil-DNA glycosylase has protein sequence MQAHDDLGTLRARLEWLRLLGVEDLPVPRAASRSVASEPPAAARSGAAPEDRRRGAQAGLFGGVEDVDVPAPSAAGGRGRGAERATSPLAAARAPEAPDSETALRIVRDDLGECTRCGLHRNRTNIVFGVGDPKARLFFVGEGPGADEDLRGEPFVGRAGQLLTRIIESMGMERKDVYIANVVKCRPPENRTPLPDEIATCSPFLFQQIMAIRPRVVVCLGTPAAQTVLGTRDTITRLRGTFHHIGGIRVMPTFHPAYLLRNPSAKREVWDDMKKVMAELKTPE, from the coding sequence ATGCAGGCACACGACGACCTTGGGACTCTGCGGGCGCGGCTCGAGTGGCTGCGTCTCCTGGGCGTGGAGGATCTGCCGGTCCCCCGGGCGGCGAGCCGGTCGGTCGCGTCCGAGCCGCCGGCCGCCGCCCGCTCCGGGGCGGCCCCGGAGGATCGCCGCAGGGGCGCGCAGGCCGGCCTGTTCGGGGGGGTGGAGGATGTCGACGTCCCCGCGCCATCCGCTGCGGGGGGGCGCGGTCGTGGAGCCGAACGAGCGACTTCGCCGCTCGCCGCTGCGCGGGCGCCCGAGGCGCCGGACTCGGAAACGGCGCTGCGAATCGTCCGGGACGATCTCGGCGAGTGCACCCGCTGCGGGCTGCACCGCAACCGCACCAACATCGTGTTCGGCGTTGGCGATCCGAAGGCGCGTCTGTTTTTCGTCGGCGAAGGTCCGGGGGCCGATGAGGATCTGAGAGGGGAGCCGTTCGTCGGGCGGGCCGGCCAGCTCCTCACCCGGATCATCGAGTCGATGGGAATGGAGCGAAAGGACGTCTACATCGCCAACGTGGTGAAATGCCGGCCACCGGAGAACCGCACGCCGCTGCCCGACGAGATCGCCACCTGTTCACCCTTCCTGTTCCAGCAGATCATGGCGATCCGACCGCGCGTGGTCGTCTGCCTCGGAACGCCCGCTGCGCAGACGGTCCTGGGCACGCGGGACACCATCACGCGGCTCCGCGGGACGTTCCATCATATCGGCGGCATCCGCGTCATGCCGACCTTCCACCCGGCCTACCTTCTGCGTAATCCCTCCGCCAAGAGGGAGGTCTGGGACGACATGAAGAAGGTCATGGCCGAGCTGAAGACACCGGAATGA
- the priA gene encoding primosomal protein N', whose product MSLLVASVAVPRPVRRLFTYSVPPALAPRCRPGVRVIVPFGRSLLTGYLLDVHESGKDRGTSPPLKPIEEVLDSEPVLDAQVLELTRFAADYYVSSLGEMIRSALPGMKARVEKVVSMTAAGRAALGGGGGVLLDASLPRIASDPLAREILGVVAEFTSAHGAALRLPDLKRRVGPRFKPALLERLRRGSLVEVTEIATSPGLRPRVEEHALLRERPGGGRVPVPGDATVLDLEEAPRGRRRKRLLDVLTGHGGTMPVADLLRLAGAPRATLRSLEAAGRVSIEGVESPRRPASLEMALEPRVPVTPTPDQARAIETIREALESQSFSPFLLHGVTGSGKTEIYLRAIEAAVASGRRALYLVPEIGLTPLLARRMRSRFGEVLALLHSGLTDGERYDEWRRIRDGRVDVVLGARSAVFAPIPGLGLIVVDEEHDASYKQEEHPRYNGRDLAILRGKLAKAVVILGSATPSMETFLQARRGRYRMLSLPGRIGSAGLPLVERVDMRREFQEVGRETILSRRLIAGLEERLRRGEQSLVLLNRRGFSTFVLCRSCGEQVQCRQCSIPMTLHLRRKRLNCHYCDDSRPVPSACPICGSAHLHFGGTGTERLEEVLKTALPGARVARLDRDTARGRGAVESLLTRVERGEVDILLGTQMIAKGHDFPNVTLVGVVAADALLALPDFRAGERAFQLLAQVAGRSGRGERAGEVIVQAYYADHHAIRHACDHDYAGFAARELTFRRAMNYPPYAALAVLLVKGRVFERAREEAGGIARILRGLAGRRIQVLGPAPAPLERLRGDYRVQIIVKAPNRKDLQATVADTLQALDRIKPNVENLVIDIDPMSTL is encoded by the coding sequence ATGAGCCTCCTCGTCGCCTCGGTCGCCGTGCCGCGGCCGGTGCGACGCCTGTTCACCTACTCGGTCCCTCCCGCGCTCGCCCCGCGCTGCCGGCCGGGTGTGCGCGTGATCGTTCCGTTCGGCCGGAGTCTGCTGACCGGGTACCTGCTCGACGTGCACGAGTCGGGGAAGGATCGGGGAACGTCCCCTCCGCTCAAGCCGATCGAGGAGGTCCTCGATTCCGAGCCGGTCCTGGACGCGCAGGTCCTCGAGCTGACCCGGTTCGCCGCGGACTACTACGTGTCGTCCCTGGGCGAAATGATCCGATCCGCCCTGCCGGGGATGAAGGCCCGCGTCGAGAAGGTCGTATCGATGACCGCCGCCGGTCGTGCCGCGCTCGGGGGCGGTGGCGGGGTTCTCCTGGACGCTTCGCTCCCCCGTATCGCGTCGGACCCTCTGGCGCGGGAGATCCTCGGGGTCGTCGCGGAGTTCACCTCCGCGCACGGTGCCGCGCTCCGTCTGCCCGACCTGAAGCGCCGGGTCGGCCCGCGGTTCAAGCCGGCCCTCCTGGAGAGGCTCCGCCGGGGGAGTCTCGTCGAGGTGACCGAGATCGCCACGTCCCCCGGGCTGCGACCGCGCGTCGAGGAGCATGCCCTGCTGCGGGAGAGACCCGGGGGAGGAAGGGTGCCCGTCCCTGGCGACGCGACGGTCCTCGATCTGGAGGAGGCTCCGCGTGGCAGGCGCCGGAAGCGTCTTCTGGACGTCCTGACCGGGCACGGCGGGACAATGCCGGTCGCCGATCTCCTCCGCCTTGCGGGCGCTCCGCGCGCGACGCTGCGGAGCCTCGAGGCGGCCGGGCGTGTGAGCATCGAGGGGGTCGAGTCACCCCGGCGTCCAGCGTCCCTCGAGATGGCCCTGGAGCCGCGGGTGCCTGTCACGCCCACTCCGGACCAGGCGCGGGCGATCGAGACGATCCGGGAAGCCCTCGAGTCGCAGAGCTTCTCCCCGTTCCTCCTGCACGGCGTGACGGGGAGCGGCAAGACCGAGATCTACCTCCGCGCGATCGAGGCGGCCGTCGCCTCGGGGCGCAGGGCCCTCTACCTGGTGCCGGAGATCGGACTGACCCCGCTTCTGGCGCGGCGGATGCGCTCGCGGTTCGGAGAGGTCCTGGCTCTCCTGCACTCCGGTCTGACGGACGGAGAGCGCTACGACGAGTGGCGGCGCATCCGCGACGGCAGGGTCGACGTCGTCCTGGGAGCGCGCTCGGCCGTGTTCGCCCCGATCCCCGGACTCGGGCTGATCGTCGTCGACGAGGAGCACGACGCCTCCTACAAGCAGGAGGAGCACCCTCGTTACAACGGCCGCGACCTGGCGATCCTGCGTGGCAAGCTGGCGAAGGCGGTCGTCATCCTGGGGTCGGCCACGCCGTCGATGGAGACCTTCCTGCAGGCGCGGCGCGGCCGTTACCGGATGCTGTCGCTTCCGGGACGGATCGGCAGCGCCGGTCTGCCGCTGGTGGAGCGTGTCGACATGCGGCGGGAATTCCAGGAGGTCGGGCGGGAAACGATCCTGTCGCGGCGGCTGATCGCGGGACTCGAGGAACGCCTGCGGCGGGGCGAGCAGAGCCTGGTGCTGCTGAATCGGCGCGGCTTCTCCACCTTCGTCCTGTGCCGTTCCTGCGGGGAGCAGGTCCAGTGCCGGCAGTGCAGCATCCCGATGACGCTGCACCTGCGCCGGAAGCGCCTGAACTGTCACTATTGCGACGACAGCAGACCGGTCCCTTCGGCCTGCCCGATCTGCGGCAGCGCGCACCTGCATTTCGGCGGGACCGGCACCGAACGGCTGGAGGAGGTCCTGAAGACCGCCCTGCCGGGGGCGCGCGTCGCCAGACTGGATCGCGACACGGCGCGCGGCCGGGGTGCCGTGGAGAGTCTCCTGACGCGCGTCGAGCGCGGCGAGGTGGACATCCTGCTGGGCACCCAGATGATCGCCAAGGGGCACGATTTCCCGAACGTCACTCTCGTCGGGGTCGTGGCCGCGGACGCCCTTCTCGCGCTCCCCGATTTCAGGGCGGGGGAGCGGGCCTTCCAGCTCCTGGCGCAGGTCGCCGGGCGCAGCGGCCGCGGTGAGCGGGCCGGTGAAGTGATCGTGCAGGCGTACTATGCCGACCATCACGCCATCCGTCACGCCTGCGATCACGACTACGCCGGCTTCGCGGCCCGCGAGCTGACCTTTCGTCGGGCCATGAACTACCCGCCCTACGCCGCGCTTGCGGTTCTGCTGGTCAAGGGACGAGTCTTCGAGCGCGCCCGGGAGGAGGCGGGGGGCATCGCGCGGATCCTCCGCGGACTGGCGGGGCGGCGCATCCAGGTCCTGGGCCCCGCGCCGGCCCCCCTCGAGCGTCTGCGCGGCGACTACCGCGTGCAGATTATCGTGAAGGCCCCGAACCGGAAGGACCTGCAGGCGACCGTCGCCGACACTCTGCAGGCGCTCGACCGGATCAAGCCGAACGTGGAGAACCTCGTGATCGACATCGATCCGATGTCGACGCTCTAG
- a CDS encoding cysteine synthase family protein, whose product MDVPAACDSILDTIGSTPLVRIRRMFSEPGIVIHAKVEGFNPMGSVKERIALRIVEEAERRGELRPGMTLLESSSGNTGIGLALVGAVKGYPVVITMAQKVSVERRQILLALGAEIVFTSKDGGSDEAWDLADRMHAGDPRKYFRVGQYVNPDNVRAHYEGTAEEAWLQTGGRIDWLVLTLGTCGTLVGMARRLKERNPRLRVVSVEPQTKHTQQGLRNMSESRVPEIMDWSLVDERMTVTDEDACRTARELALKEGIFAGISSGTAMFAVLAIARRIGTGHILTLLPDRGEKYLSTSLFPRGADPS is encoded by the coding sequence ATGGACGTTCCCGCCGCCTGCGACAGCATCCTCGACACCATCGGCAGCACGCCGCTCGTGCGCATCCGGAGGATGTTCAGCGAACCGGGTATCGTGATTCATGCCAAGGTGGAAGGGTTCAATCCGATGGGGAGCGTCAAGGAGCGGATCGCCCTGCGGATCGTCGAGGAGGCGGAGAGACGCGGGGAGCTCAGGCCGGGCATGACGCTCCTGGAGTCCTCCAGCGGCAACACCGGGATCGGTCTGGCGCTGGTGGGCGCGGTCAAGGGGTACCCGGTCGTCATCACCATGGCGCAGAAGGTTTCGGTCGAACGACGGCAGATCCTGCTGGCTCTGGGGGCCGAGATCGTGTTCACGTCGAAGGACGGCGGCTCGGACGAGGCGTGGGATCTCGCCGACCGGATGCATGCCGGGGATCCGCGGAAGTATTTCCGGGTGGGACAATACGTCAACCCGGACAACGTCCGCGCGCACTACGAGGGAACGGCGGAGGAGGCGTGGCTCCAGACGGGCGGGCGGATCGACTGGCTGGTCCTGACGCTCGGCACGTGCGGCACGCTCGTCGGCATGGCGCGCCGGCTCAAGGAGCGGAACCCGAGGCTGCGGGTCGTCTCGGTCGAGCCGCAGACGAAGCACACGCAGCAGGGCCTCAGGAACATGTCCGAGTCGCGCGTGCCGGAGATCATGGACTGGTCGCTCGTCGACGAGCGCATGACGGTCACGGACGAGGACGCCTGCCGCACCGCGCGCGAGCTGGCTCTCAAGGAAGGGATCTTCGCGGGCATCTCGTCGGGGACCGCGATGTTCGCGGTCCTCGCGATCGCCCGGCGCATCGGAACAGGGCACATTCTCACGCTCCTGCCGGACCGCGGTGAAAAATACCTGAGCACGTCGCTGTTTCCGCGCGGCGCCGACCCGTCCTGA